The following proteins are co-located in the Longimicrobium sp. genome:
- a CDS encoding ATP-binding protein, whose amino-acid sequence LFSNLVGNALKFTPAGGSVEIGAVQGAGAVRFWVRDTGPGIERDHLPRLFDRFWQAQRGRGAGAGLGLAISRSIVEGHGGQIWAESEPGQGSTFYFTIPVAPAA is encoded by the coding sequence ATTGTTCAGCAACCTGGTGGGCAACGCGCTGAAGTTTACGCCGGCGGGGGGATCGGTGGAGATCGGGGCCGTGCAGGGCGCGGGGGCCGTGCGGTTCTGGGTGCGCGACACGGGTCCGGGGATCGAGCGCGACCACCTGCCTCGGCTGTTCGACCGCTTCTGGCAGGCACAGCGCGGGCGCGGCGCCGGCGCGGGCTTGGGGCTGGCCATCTCCCGCTCCATCGTCGAGGGCCATGGCGGCCAGATCTGGGCCGAAAGCGAACCCGGCCAGGGCAGCACCTTCTACTTTACGATTCCGGTGGCTCCCGCCGCCTGA
- a CDS encoding hemolysin family protein, with protein MGIGTEIGFVLLLLVANGVFAMSEIAVVSARKTRLQQRAEKGDAAARRALELAETPERFLATVQVGITLVGTLAGAFGGARIAEPLAETLKGYPAFAPYADGLAITLVVLGITYFSLIIGELVPKQIGLNHPERIAAMVAGPMNVLSRIASPLVWVLTGSTGLVMRMLRLKESDEPPVTEAEINVLLEQGTQAGVFDEEEQDLVERVFWLGDQRVVNLMTPRHRVKWLDVNDAPEANRARMVAQPLTRYVLCDGELDRVVGIVEAKDLWAAGLSGQPVDDLRAYLKQPLFVPESTRALRVLELFRESGVHLAVVVNEYGGTEGVVTLNNVLEEITGEMGGSAATPSVVRRDDGSVLVDASLSIDEFREAMDLPERREDDREYRTVGGFIFTTLGHVPRPGDHFTSEGHRMEVVDMDGNRIDKVLVIPPPRTRHEKESADE; from the coding sequence ATGGGTATCGGTACCGAGATCGGCTTCGTCCTGCTGCTGCTGGTGGCGAACGGCGTGTTCGCCATGAGCGAGATCGCCGTGGTTTCCGCGCGCAAGACGCGGCTTCAGCAGCGCGCCGAAAAGGGCGATGCTGCCGCGCGGCGCGCGCTGGAGCTGGCCGAAACTCCCGAACGCTTCCTCGCGACGGTGCAGGTGGGCATTACCCTGGTCGGTACGCTGGCCGGCGCCTTCGGCGGTGCGCGCATCGCCGAGCCGCTGGCCGAGACTCTCAAGGGGTATCCCGCCTTCGCTCCGTACGCCGACGGGCTGGCCATCACCCTGGTCGTGCTGGGCATCACCTACTTTTCGCTGATCATCGGCGAGCTGGTTCCCAAGCAGATCGGCCTGAACCATCCGGAGCGCATCGCCGCGATGGTGGCCGGGCCCATGAACGTGCTTTCGCGCATCGCCTCGCCGCTGGTGTGGGTGCTCACCGGGTCCACCGGCCTGGTGATGCGCATGCTGCGGCTGAAGGAAAGCGACGAGCCGCCGGTGACCGAGGCCGAGATCAACGTGCTGCTGGAGCAGGGCACGCAGGCGGGCGTGTTCGACGAGGAGGAGCAGGACCTGGTGGAGCGCGTCTTCTGGCTGGGCGACCAGCGCGTGGTGAACCTGATGACGCCGCGCCACCGGGTGAAGTGGCTGGACGTGAACGACGCGCCGGAAGCCAACCGCGCCCGCATGGTGGCGCAGCCGCTGACCCGCTACGTGCTCTGCGACGGCGAGTTGGACCGCGTGGTGGGGATCGTGGAGGCCAAGGACCTGTGGGCGGCCGGGCTTTCGGGCCAGCCGGTGGATGACCTTCGCGCATACCTCAAGCAGCCGCTGTTCGTCCCCGAGAGCACGCGCGCGCTCCGCGTGCTGGAGCTGTTCCGCGAGTCGGGCGTGCACCTGGCCGTGGTGGTGAACGAGTACGGCGGCACGGAGGGCGTGGTGACGCTGAACAACGTGCTCGAGGAGATCACCGGCGAGATGGGGGGGAGCGCGGCCACACCGTCGGTCGTGCGGCGAGACGACGGGTCGGTGCTGGTGGATGCGTCGCTTTCCATCGACGAGTTCCGCGAGGCCATGGACCTGCCCGAGCGCCGGGAGGACGACCGCGAGTACCGCACGGTGGGCGGCTTCATCTTCACGACGCTGGGCCACGTCCCGCGCCCGGGCGACCACTTCACCAGCGAGGGCCATCGCATGGAGGTCGTGGACATGGACGGCAACCGCATCGACAAGGTGCTCGTCATCCCGCCGCCGCGCACGCGGCATGAGAAGGAGTCGGCGGACGAGTAG
- a CDS encoding alpha-amylase family glycosyl hydrolase: protein MTEVVEGVPEAGEPRWWQSGVIYQIYPRSFQDSNGDGVGDLPGILRRLDYLKWLGADAVWISPFYPSPMRDFGYDVTDHEAVDKVFGSIVDFDAVVREAHARGIRVILDFIPNHTSNRHPWFLESRLSREAPRRDWYIWRDPAPGGGPPNNWRSAFGGSAWEWDSHTRQYYLHTFLREQPVLNWRNPAVERAMHHVVRFWLDRGADGLRVDAVQKVIKDHLFRDDPANPKYVEGSHDPYDALLHEHSSDQPEIHEVIERMRGVVDGYGGDRVMIGEIYNEVERIVTYYGRDGRGVHFPYNFQLIKLPWDARVIDAAIRRYESLLPPGAWPNWVLGNHDRARVASRVGPAQARVAAMLLLTLRGTPTIYYGDELGMRNVDIPPERVQDPWEKNLPGRGLGRDPVRTPMQWDGSRNAGFSDVEPWLPFSPDCSRVNVRAQERDPASMLTLHRALLALRRREPALSIGYWAPAEAEGSVLAFTRSHGGTRFLVALNLGSEPASLRVGGSGTVELGTLPGSEGQPVDRTLRLRGDEGLIVRLA, encoded by the coding sequence ATGACGGAAGTCGTGGAGGGGGTGCCGGAGGCGGGCGAGCCGCGGTGGTGGCAGAGCGGGGTGATCTACCAGATCTATCCGCGCTCGTTCCAGGACAGCAACGGCGACGGGGTTGGCGACCTGCCGGGGATCCTGCGGCGGCTGGACTACCTTAAGTGGCTGGGTGCGGACGCGGTGTGGATCAGCCCCTTCTATCCCTCCCCCATGCGCGACTTCGGCTACGACGTCACCGACCACGAAGCCGTCGACAAGGTGTTCGGCAGCATCGTCGACTTCGACGCGGTCGTTCGCGAGGCGCACGCGCGGGGCATCCGGGTGATCCTGGACTTCATCCCCAACCACACCTCCAACCGCCACCCCTGGTTCCTGGAGTCGCGGCTGTCGCGCGAGGCGCCGCGCCGCGACTGGTACATCTGGCGAGACCCCGCGCCCGGCGGCGGCCCGCCCAACAACTGGCGCAGCGCGTTCGGCGGCAGCGCGTGGGAGTGGGATTCGCACACGCGCCAGTACTACCTGCACACCTTTCTGCGCGAGCAGCCGGTCCTCAACTGGCGCAACCCGGCCGTGGAGCGGGCGATGCACCACGTGGTGCGCTTCTGGCTGGACCGCGGCGCCGACGGGCTGCGGGTGGATGCCGTGCAGAAGGTGATCAAGGACCACCTGTTCCGCGACGATCCAGCGAATCCCAAGTACGTCGAGGGTTCTCACGACCCGTACGATGCGCTGCTTCACGAGCACTCGTCGGACCAGCCGGAGATCCACGAGGTGATCGAGCGGATGCGCGGCGTGGTGGATGGATACGGCGGCGACCGCGTGATGATCGGCGAGATCTACAACGAGGTGGAGCGGATCGTTACCTACTACGGCCGCGACGGGCGGGGGGTGCACTTTCCCTACAACTTCCAGCTGATCAAGCTGCCGTGGGACGCACGCGTGATCGACGCGGCGATCCGGCGGTACGAGTCGCTCCTTCCCCCGGGCGCGTGGCCCAACTGGGTGCTGGGCAACCACGACCGCGCTCGCGTGGCCAGCCGCGTGGGCCCGGCCCAGGCGCGCGTGGCGGCCATGCTGCTGCTCACCCTGCGCGGCACGCCAACGATCTACTACGGCGACGAACTGGGAATGCGGAACGTCGACATCCCCCCGGAACGCGTGCAGGACCCGTGGGAAAAGAACCTCCCCGGCCGTGGCCTGGGGCGCGACCCCGTCCGCACGCCCATGCAGTGGGACGGCTCGCGAAACGCGGGCTTCTCCGACGTGGAGCCGTGGCTTCCCTTTTCACCCGACTGCTCGCGCGTGAACGTGCGCGCTCAGGAGCGCGACCCGGCGTCCATGCTGACGCTTCACCGCGCCCTCCTGGCGCTGCGCCGGCGAGAGCCCGCGCTCTCCATCGGCTACTGGGCCCCGGCGGAAGCGGAGGGAAGCGTGCTCGCCTTTACCCGCTCGCACGGCGGAACGCGCTTCCTGGTCGCGCTGAACCTGGGCTCCGAGCCGGCATCGCTACGTGTCGGGGGATCGGGAACGGTAGAACTCGGGACGCTGCCAGGGAGCGAGGGCCAGCCAGTCGACCGCACCCTCCGCCTCCGCGGCGATGAAGGCCTGATCGTGCGGCTGGCGTAG
- a CDS encoding TIGR03885 family FMN-dependent LLM class oxidoreductase: MARIGYHASHEQYAPSRLLKYVQQAEQAGFQSGMSSDHFHPWGEGQGHSGFAWSWLGAALQATSLSFGVVTVPGGWRYNPAIIAQASATLAEMFPCRFWIAPGSGELLNEGIVGERWPPKAERNARLREAIDVVRALWAGETVTHRGLVVVEEAKLYSRPAEPPKIIGPALSPETAEWMGGWADGLVTVVGPRESMQKMIDAFRRGGGEGKPIFLQAQLSFARTEEEATRGAWEQWKTVKLPSPVLSDLRLPSQFDAAGECVRPEDMKQKMRVSADVEQHLAWLAEDVEMGFEEINLHCVHREQQERFIEVFGERVLPQLATSRKG; this comes from the coding sequence ATGGCCCGCATCGGCTACCACGCCAGCCACGAGCAGTACGCGCCCAGCCGCCTGCTGAAGTACGTACAGCAGGCGGAGCAGGCCGGCTTCCAGAGCGGCATGTCGTCGGACCACTTTCACCCCTGGGGCGAAGGCCAGGGCCACAGCGGGTTCGCGTGGAGCTGGCTGGGCGCGGCGCTGCAGGCGACGTCGCTCTCGTTCGGCGTGGTCACCGTGCCGGGTGGATGGCGGTACAATCCGGCCATCATCGCCCAGGCGTCCGCCACGCTGGCGGAGATGTTCCCCTGCCGGTTCTGGATCGCCCCCGGCAGCGGCGAACTGCTGAACGAGGGGATCGTGGGCGAACGCTGGCCCCCCAAGGCCGAGCGCAACGCGCGGCTGCGGGAAGCCATCGACGTCGTCCGCGCGTTGTGGGCGGGGGAGACGGTGACGCACCGCGGGCTCGTGGTGGTCGAGGAAGCGAAGCTGTACTCACGCCCCGCGGAGCCGCCGAAGATCATCGGCCCGGCGCTCTCGCCCGAGACGGCGGAGTGGATGGGCGGCTGGGCCGACGGCCTGGTCACCGTCGTGGGGCCGCGCGAGTCGATGCAGAAGATGATCGACGCCTTCCGCCGCGGGGGCGGCGAGGGCAAGCCCATCTTCCTGCAGGCCCAGCTGTCGTTCGCCCGGACGGAGGAGGAGGCGACCCGCGGCGCGTGGGAGCAGTGGAAGACGGTGAAGCTGCCCAGCCCCGTGCTTTCCGATCTGCGGCTTCCTTCGCAGTTCGACGCCGCGGGCGAGTGCGTGCGCCCCGAGGACATGAAGCAGAAGATGCGCGTCTCCGCCGACGTGGAGCAGCACCTGGCCTGGCTGGCGGAAGACGTGGAGATGGGGTTCGAGGAGATCAACCTCCATTGCGTGCACCGCGAGCAGCAGGAGCGCTTCATCGAGGTGTTCGGCGAGCGCGTGCTGCCGCAGCTGGCGACGAGTCGTAAGGGGTGA
- a CDS encoding SDR family oxidoreductase: MLDRDPLSGPKVSKKDTDQPYPGTDHDMKPGADHGEESYTGCGKLEGLAAVITGGDSGIGRAVAIAFAKEGADVAISYLSEDEDEDAEETKRQVEAAGRRCLVQRMDVRERQACFDFVQAAAKEFGRLDILVNNAAYQMEQPSIHEITEEQLDRTFRTNIYGYIYMAQAALKHMKAGACIINTGSITAMEGNVGLIDYSATKGAIHTFTKTLAQSVSDDGIRVNCVAPGPVWTPLIPATLEPEHVAKFGEDTMWKRPAQPVEIATAYVYLASSDARYISGEVIAITGKTSTR; this comes from the coding sequence ATGCTGGACCGCGATCCCCTGTCCGGGCCCAAGGTGTCGAAGAAGGACACCGACCAGCCGTACCCCGGCACCGATCACGACATGAAGCCGGGCGCCGACCACGGCGAGGAAAGCTACACGGGCTGCGGAAAGCTCGAGGGGCTGGCCGCCGTCATCACCGGCGGAGACAGCGGCATCGGGCGGGCGGTGGCCATCGCGTTCGCCAAGGAAGGCGCCGACGTGGCCATCAGCTACCTGAGCGAGGACGAGGACGAAGACGCGGAGGAAACGAAGCGGCAGGTAGAGGCCGCGGGCCGGCGCTGCCTGGTCCAGCGGATGGACGTGCGCGAACGGCAGGCGTGCTTCGATTTCGTGCAGGCCGCGGCCAAGGAGTTCGGGCGCCTCGATATCCTGGTGAACAACGCCGCGTACCAGATGGAGCAGCCGTCCATCCACGAGATCACCGAAGAGCAGCTGGACCGTACCTTCCGCACCAACATCTACGGTTACATCTACATGGCCCAGGCCGCGCTCAAGCACATGAAGGCCGGCGCCTGCATCATCAACACCGGCTCGATCACGGCCATGGAGGGCAACGTCGGGCTCATCGACTACTCGGCCACCAAGGGCGCCATCCACACCTTTACCAAGACGCTGGCGCAGAGCGTTTCCGACGACGGCATCCGCGTGAACTGCGTGGCGCCCGGGCCCGTGTGGACCCCGCTGATCCCGGCGACGCTGGAGCCGGAGCACGTGGCAAAGTTCGGGGAGGATACGATGTGGAAGCGGCCCGCGCAGCCGGTGGAGATCGCCACGGCGTACGTCTACCTGGCATCCTCGGACGCGCGCTACATCTCGGGCGAGGTAATCGCCATCACAGGCAAGACGAGCACGCGCTGA
- a CDS encoding AMP-binding protein, producing the protein MSDRPWVSHYAPGSTPDIQPIPYKHLPDMVRQQSARYATTPAFTQVMPNGMAGVLTYEQTERFSDEFAAYLRETLKLKAGDRVAIQMPNSLAYPVVLFGVLKAGCVAVNTNPLYTPPEMIHQFSDSGARVLVISDLFADRLPPVLPKTRVETVVTVRITEWFSALQGTLIRAVLKYAKKQLPPTTVPHTTFQAALKAGRAALASGTDTRKYLDGVKLDDLAALQYTGGTTGVSKGAMLSHRNLLANTAQMIEMNAEYLKAGQESILTALPLYHIFAFTVNLLLFYQIGGHNVLIPSPRPPSNLQKPLAKFKISWFSGVNTLFNALANEEWFRQSPPKLKLSVAGGMALHGSVAKRWQEVVGTPVVEGYGLTEASPVVSFNPVHKVKEGTIGIPLPSTWVRCVDESGADVPLGQPGELICKGDQVMLGYWQRPEETAKVLRDGWLFTGDVALMDEDGYFKIVDRKKDMILVSGFNVYPNEVEEVAAGHPGVLEVAVIGVPDEHSGEAVKAFVVKKDASLTEDALIKHCRESLAGYKVPRQVEFRSELPKSPIGKIIRKDLRAPGAAPTAAKI; encoded by the coding sequence ATGAGCGACCGTCCGTGGGTTTCGCACTACGCGCCCGGCTCCACGCCCGACATCCAACCCATCCCGTACAAGCACCTGCCCGACATGGTGCGGCAGCAGTCGGCCCGCTACGCCACCACCCCCGCGTTCACGCAGGTGATGCCCAACGGCATGGCGGGCGTGCTCACGTATGAACAGACGGAGCGCTTTTCCGACGAGTTCGCGGCCTACCTGCGCGAAACGCTGAAGCTGAAGGCGGGCGACCGGGTGGCCATCCAGATGCCCAACTCGCTCGCCTACCCCGTGGTGCTGTTCGGCGTGCTCAAGGCCGGGTGCGTGGCGGTGAACACCAACCCGCTGTACACGCCGCCGGAGATGATTCACCAGTTCAGCGACTCGGGGGCGCGGGTGCTGGTGATCAGCGACCTGTTCGCCGACCGTCTGCCCCCCGTGCTGCCCAAGACTAGGGTGGAAACGGTGGTCACGGTGCGCATCACCGAGTGGTTCTCGGCGCTGCAGGGCACGCTGATCCGCGCGGTGCTCAAGTACGCCAAGAAGCAGCTTCCGCCCACGACCGTTCCGCACACCACCTTCCAGGCGGCGCTCAAGGCGGGCCGGGCGGCGCTCGCGTCGGGCACGGACACGCGGAAGTACCTGGACGGCGTGAAGCTCGACGACCTGGCGGCGCTGCAGTACACGGGCGGCACCACGGGCGTCTCCAAGGGGGCCATGCTTTCGCACCGCAACCTGCTTGCGAACACGGCCCAGATGATCGAGATGAACGCCGAGTACCTGAAGGCCGGGCAGGAGTCCATCCTGACGGCGCTTCCGCTGTACCACATCTTTGCGTTCACCGTCAACCTGCTGCTCTTCTACCAGATCGGCGGGCACAACGTGCTGATCCCCAGCCCGCGGCCGCCCAGCAACCTCCAGAAGCCGCTGGCGAAGTTCAAGATCTCATGGTTCTCGGGGGTGAACACGCTCTTCAACGCCCTCGCGAACGAGGAGTGGTTCCGGCAGAGCCCGCCCAAGCTCAAGCTGTCCGTGGCCGGCGGGATGGCGCTGCACGGCTCCGTGGCCAAGCGCTGGCAGGAGGTCGTCGGCACGCCTGTCGTCGAGGGCTACGGCCTGACGGAGGCCTCGCCGGTGGTCAGCTTCAACCCCGTGCACAAGGTCAAGGAAGGGACGATCGGGATTCCGCTTCCCTCCACCTGGGTGCGCTGCGTGGACGAGTCCGGCGCCGACGTGCCGCTGGGGCAGCCGGGCGAGCTGATCTGCAAGGGCGACCAGGTGATGCTGGGCTACTGGCAGCGGCCGGAGGAAACGGCCAAGGTGCTGCGCGACGGGTGGCTGTTCACGGGCGACGTGGCGCTGATGGACGAGGATGGATACTTCAAGATCGTCGACCGCAAGAAGGACATGATCCTGGTCAGCGGCTTCAACGTGTATCCCAACGAGGTGGAAGAGGTGGCGGCCGGGCACCCGGGCGTGCTCGAGGTGGCGGTGATCGGCGTGCCCGACGAGCACTCGGGCGAGGCGGTGAAGGCGTTCGTGGTCAAGAAGGACGCGTCGCTGACCGAGGATGCGCTGATCAAGCACTGCCGCGAGTCGCTGGCGGGGTACAAGGTGCCGCGCCAGGTGGAGTTCCGCAGCGAGCTGCCCAAGAGCCCCATTGGCAAGATCATCCGCAAGGACCTGCGCGCCCCCGGCGCCGCGCCGACGGCGGCCAAGATCTAG